A DNA window from Mycobacterium sp. IDR2000157661 contains the following coding sequences:
- a CDS encoding LysR family transcriptional regulator, whose protein sequence is MDVRRLQLLLALSRLGSMRAVADAHHLTTSTVSQQIAALARETGAQLIEPDGRRVRLTPAGRRLADHAVTILAAVDSARLDLDPDAEPSGVVRIGGFATGIRVSLLPIVADLAAAHPKVQFVVSEHEPLEAFRLLNDDDLDLALTYDYNLAPASPGPILQIEPLWSITWGLGVPDSYPCGPADIAAYADQTWIVNSRNTADEAAVRTLAALAGFTPRIAHQIDSLDLVEDLIVAGYGVGLLPIGRPTREGVKVLPLKEPEVVLTAYAVARRGRATWSPLRVALDRMRPTGGASLPRPPWPRPEASR, encoded by the coding sequence GTGGACGTGCGTCGGCTGCAGTTGCTGCTCGCACTGTCGCGCCTGGGCTCGATGCGCGCCGTCGCCGACGCCCACCACCTCACGACGTCGACCGTCTCGCAGCAGATCGCTGCTCTGGCAAGGGAAACCGGTGCCCAACTGATCGAGCCGGATGGTCGCCGCGTGCGCCTGACGCCGGCGGGCCGACGACTCGCCGACCACGCCGTGACGATCCTCGCCGCCGTCGACAGTGCGCGACTGGACCTCGATCCGGACGCCGAACCCTCAGGCGTCGTTCGGATCGGCGGCTTCGCCACCGGTATCCGTGTCTCGCTGCTGCCGATCGTCGCGGACCTGGCGGCGGCTCATCCGAAGGTGCAATTCGTGGTCAGCGAGCACGAACCCCTCGAGGCGTTCCGACTGCTGAACGACGACGACCTCGACCTGGCGCTGACCTACGACTACAACCTCGCGCCCGCCTCACCGGGGCCGATCCTGCAGATCGAGCCGTTGTGGTCGATCACGTGGGGTCTCGGTGTTCCCGACAGCTACCCCTGCGGGCCGGCCGACATCGCCGCCTACGCCGACCAGACGTGGATCGTCAACTCGCGCAACACCGCTGACGAGGCCGCGGTCCGCACCCTGGCGGCGCTGGCCGGCTTCACGCCCCGCATCGCGCACCAGATCGACAGCCTCGACCTCGTCGAGGACCTCATCGTGGCGGGTTACGGCGTCGGCCTGCTGCCGATCGGCAGACCGACCCGCGAGGGGGTCAAGGTGCTCCCGCTCAAGGAACCGGAGGTGGTGCTGACCGCCTACGCGGTCGCCCGGCGTGGGCGCGCGACCTGGTCGCCTCTGCGGGTGGCCCTGGACCGCATGCGGCCGACCGGCGGGGCGTCGTTGCCGCGCCCGCCGTGGCCGCGGCCCGAAGCGAGTCGCTAG
- a CDS encoding EamA family transporter produces MTGQVRAGALMAVASMLCVQTGLALAVTLIDRIGVEGAAWLRLAWAGVLILVIVRPRRAAFSGATFRTCVVLGVVTSAITLLFMAALERIPLGTASALEFLGPLGVAVAHGRGPHRLWWPGLAAVGVLLLTQPWAGAVDPVGVVYALAAAAFWALYILLTQRVGDSVAGINGLAVSMPVAGLVATATVGHSVLPRMTPEILLIGIGLAILLPVVPFALELLALRRLTTAAFGTLMALEPAFAMMVGLIVLHQVPGPTGVMGLALVVVAGIGAARAGARRPPVPAEVNS; encoded by the coding sequence ATGACCGGACAGGTGCGGGCGGGCGCGCTGATGGCAGTGGCGTCGATGCTGTGCGTGCAGACCGGACTCGCACTTGCGGTGACGTTGATCGACCGCATCGGAGTCGAGGGCGCGGCCTGGTTGCGCCTGGCGTGGGCCGGCGTGCTGATCCTCGTCATCGTGCGGCCGCGACGGGCGGCGTTCAGCGGGGCCACCTTCCGCACCTGCGTGGTGCTCGGCGTAGTGACCTCAGCCATCACACTGCTGTTCATGGCTGCGCTCGAGCGGATACCGCTGGGCACGGCGAGCGCGCTGGAGTTCCTTGGCCCACTCGGCGTCGCCGTCGCCCACGGCCGAGGCCCGCACCGCCTGTGGTGGCCGGGATTGGCCGCCGTCGGCGTACTGCTGTTGACCCAACCGTGGGCCGGTGCCGTGGATCCCGTCGGTGTGGTCTACGCGCTCGCCGCGGCCGCCTTCTGGGCCCTCTACATCCTGCTCACCCAGCGCGTCGGTGACTCGGTGGCCGGGATCAACGGCCTGGCGGTCTCGATGCCGGTCGCCGGTTTGGTGGCCACGGCGACGGTCGGGCACTCGGTGCTGCCCCGGATGACGCCCGAAATCCTCCTGATCGGAATCGGGTTGGCGATCCTGCTGCCGGTGGTCCCGTTCGCCCTGGAACTTCTGGCGTTGCGCAGGCTGACCACCGCCGCGTTCGGCACGTTGATGGCGCTGGAACCGGCGTTCGCCATGATGGTCGGCCTCATAGTGCTGCACCAGGTGCCGGGGCCGACGGGCGTGATGGGTCTGGCCCTCGTCGTGGTCGCCGGTATCGGCGCCGCGCGGGCCGGTGCCCGACGGCCGCCCGTGCCCGCCGAAGTCAACTCCTAA
- a CDS encoding ABC transporter permease, producing MTTADPLHAAAAPTAIGPATTAKSVKGSPKWGDILLRTVAGLVLLYLFLPIFVIVLFSFNNPQGKFNYSWQGFTLDNWLDPFKYPALTEALQLSLNVAAVSTAVALVLGSLVAIALVRQRWRGQRAVDTFLVLPLTAPEVVMGAALLVLFLDLGWATGYVTIVLAHIAFEVSFIAMTVRARVRGFDWTLEDASLDLGAGPTRTFFRVTLPLIVPGLVAAAMLSFALSLDDFIITYFVSGSTVTYPLYVNAAVKAAVPPQINVLATAILVISLVLLAAGTLYRRKRIDT from the coding sequence ATGACGACCGCCGATCCGTTGCACGCCGCCGCGGCGCCCACCGCGATCGGTCCGGCCACCACCGCGAAGTCGGTCAAGGGGTCCCCGAAGTGGGGCGACATCCTGCTGCGGACCGTGGCCGGACTGGTGTTGCTGTACCTGTTCCTGCCGATCTTCGTCATCGTGCTGTTCTCCTTCAACAACCCGCAGGGCAAGTTCAACTACTCCTGGCAGGGTTTCACGCTCGACAACTGGCTCGACCCGTTCAAGTATCCCGCGCTGACCGAGGCGCTGCAGTTGAGCCTCAACGTCGCGGCGGTGTCCACCGCCGTCGCGCTGGTGCTCGGCTCGTTGGTGGCCATCGCCCTGGTGCGGCAGCGGTGGCGGGGCCAGCGGGCGGTCGACACGTTCCTGGTGCTGCCGCTGACGGCGCCCGAGGTGGTGATGGGCGCTGCGCTGCTGGTGCTGTTCCTCGACCTCGGCTGGGCGACCGGATACGTGACCATCGTGCTGGCGCACATCGCATTCGAGGTCAGCTTCATCGCGATGACGGTGCGGGCGCGGGTGCGCGGTTTCGACTGGACGCTCGAAGACGCGTCGCTGGACCTCGGCGCCGGCCCGACGCGGACGTTCTTCAGGGTGACGCTGCCGCTGATCGTGCCCGGCCTCGTCGCCGCGGCCATGCTGTCGTTCGCGTTGTCACTCGACGACTTCATCATCACCTATTTCGTCAGCGGATCGACGGTGACGTATCCGCTCTACGTCAACGCGGCGGTGAAAGCGGCTGTGCCGCCGCAGATCAACGTGCTCGCCACGGCCATCCTGGTGATCAGCCTGGTCCTGTTGGCGGCAGGCACGCTGTACCGCCGCAAGCGCATCGACACTTAG
- a CDS encoding ABC transporter permease, translating to MAGVATSGRRRSRIAPYLMILPALAYLAVFFVVPFISLARTSLSSTSGSFFLPTLTFSWDFGNYLDAFTRFQDQILRSFGYALTATALCIVLSFPLAYVIAFKAGRFKNLILGLVILPFFVTFLIRTIAWKTILADDGWVVSALDTIGLLPSDGRLLSTSWAVIGGLTYNWIIFMILPLYVSLEKIDPRLIEASRDLYSSNTRSFTKVILPLSIPGLLAGSLLVFIPAAGDFINAEYLGSTQTTMIGNVIQQQFLVVKDYPAAAALSMVLMAIILVGVLLYTRALGTEDLV from the coding sequence ATGGCAGGGGTTGCCACCAGCGGCCGCCGGCGCAGCAGGATCGCGCCGTACCTGATGATCCTGCCCGCGCTTGCCTACCTCGCGGTGTTCTTCGTGGTGCCGTTCATCTCGCTGGCACGCACGTCGCTGTCCTCGACGTCCGGTTCGTTCTTTCTTCCGACACTGACGTTCTCGTGGGACTTCGGCAACTACCTCGACGCGTTCACCCGCTTCCAGGACCAGATCCTGCGCTCCTTCGGCTACGCCCTCACCGCGACGGCGCTGTGCATCGTGCTGAGCTTCCCGCTGGCCTACGTTATCGCGTTCAAGGCAGGCCGCTTCAAGAACCTGATCCTCGGGTTGGTGATCCTGCCGTTCTTCGTGACGTTCCTGATCCGCACGATCGCGTGGAAAACCATTCTGGCCGACGACGGTTGGGTGGTCAGCGCCCTCGACACCATCGGCCTGCTGCCCAGCGACGGGCGACTGCTGTCGACGAGCTGGGCGGTGATCGGCGGGCTCACCTACAACTGGATCATCTTCATGATCCTGCCCCTGTACGTCAGCTTGGAGAAGATCGATCCGCGGCTGATAGAAGCCTCAAGGGACCTGTATTCGTCGAACACCCGCAGCTTCACCAAAGTGATTCTGCCGCTGTCGATCCCGGGTCTACTGGCAGGCAGCCTGCTGGTGTTCATCCCGGCCGCAGGCGACTTCATCAACGCCGAGTACCTGGGCAGCACACAGACGACGATGATCGGCAACGTGATCCAGCAGCAGTTCCTGGTGGTCAAGGACTATCCGGCGGCGGCGGCGTTGAGCATGGTGCTGATGGCCATCATCCTGGTCGGCGTGCTGCTCTACACCCGCGCGCTGGGCACGGAGGATCTGGTATGA
- a CDS encoding polyamine ABC transporter substrate-binding protein — protein sequence MPIQNELDPRLPARLATNRTSRRRFIGGGAAAAAALAFGPSLLTACGSESNTSSTTTQDGGPASGTVRVSNWPLYMADGFIAGFQQASGITVDYKEDFNDNEEWFAKNREPLSRKQDIGADLVVPTSFMAARLQNLKWLNEISDSGVPNKSNVRRNLLDGGIDGNYAAPYMSGLVGLAYNRAATGRDITKVEDLWDPAFRGRVSLFSDARDGLGMIMLSQGSFVQDPSMENVQKAIDVVREQKDRGQIRSFTGNDYTEDLAAGNLLVAQAYSGDVVQLQADDPDLRFIVPDAGGTTFVDTMVIPYTTQNQNAAEAWINYIYDRPNYARLIAFTQFVPVLSDMTDELNKVDPGVANNALINPPQDILDRSKAWSPLSDELTQNIYTAYAAVTGA from the coding sequence ATGCCCATCCAGAACGAACTGGACCCCCGCCTGCCGGCCCGCCTCGCCACCAACCGCACGTCCCGCCGGCGCTTCATCGGCGGAGGCGCCGCAGCCGCTGCCGCACTGGCGTTCGGCCCGTCGCTTCTCACGGCGTGCGGTTCGGAGAGCAACACCTCGAGCACCACCACCCAGGACGGCGGGCCCGCCAGCGGTACGGTGCGGGTGTCGAACTGGCCGCTGTACATGGCCGACGGCTTCATCGCGGGCTTTCAGCAGGCATCCGGCATCACCGTCGACTACAAGGAAGACTTCAACGACAACGAGGAGTGGTTCGCCAAGAACCGAGAACCGTTGTCACGCAAACAGGACATCGGCGCCGATCTGGTGGTACCGACCAGCTTCATGGCGGCTCGCCTGCAGAACCTCAAGTGGCTCAACGAGATCAGTGACTCCGGAGTTCCGAACAAGAGCAATGTCCGTCGCAATCTGCTCGACGGCGGCATCGACGGCAACTACGCAGCACCGTACATGTCGGGTTTGGTCGGTCTGGCGTACAACCGGGCGGCGACAGGTCGAGACATCACCAAAGTCGAAGACTTGTGGGATCCCGCCTTCCGAGGTCGGGTGAGCCTGTTCTCGGACGCGCGCGACGGACTCGGAATGATCATGTTGTCCCAAGGCAGCTTCGTGCAGGATCCGTCGATGGAGAACGTGCAGAAGGCGATCGACGTCGTCCGCGAGCAGAAGGACCGGGGTCAGATCCGCAGCTTCACCGGCAACGACTACACCGAAGACCTCGCCGCAGGTAATTTGTTGGTGGCGCAGGCCTATTCGGGTGACGTGGTGCAGTTGCAGGCCGACGATCCCGATCTGAGATTCATCGTTCCCGACGCCGGTGGCACCACCTTCGTCGACACCATGGTGATTCCCTACACGACGCAGAATCAGAACGCCGCCGAGGCGTGGATCAACTACATCTACGACCGACCGAACTACGCCAGGTTGATCGCCTTCACTCAGTTCGTGCCGGTGCTGTCGGATATGACCGATGAACTCAACAAGGTCGATCCCGGGGTGGCGAACAACGCGCTGATCAACCCTCCGCAGGACATCCTCGACCGGAGCAAGGCATGGTCGCCGCTGAGCGATGAACTGACCCAGAACATCTACACCGCGTACGCGGCAGTCACCGGCGCCTAA
- a CDS encoding ABC transporter ATP-binding protein, whose translation MLGPSGCGKTTTLRMIAGFESPTAGAIRLEGVDVSRVSPHKRNVNTVFQHYALFPHMSVWDNVAYGPRSKKLDKSQVRKRVGELLEIVRLTDFADRKPGQLSGGQQQRVALARALVNYPSALLLDEPLGALDLKLRHAMQFELKRIQREVGITFVYVTHDQEEALTMSDRIAVMNAGNVDQIGTPHEIYDRPSTVFVAGFIGQANLWTGRRTGRANRDFVEVEVLGTEVQARPGDTTIEPGGHATLMVRPERVRVSALSQDPPGSEVAAVRATVTDLTFQGAVVRLSLVAPDGSPIVAHIGPEQKLPLLRPGDEVHVCWAPEASLVLPAADIPTTEDLEDMLDDS comes from the coding sequence ATGCTCGGCCCGTCGGGCTGCGGCAAGACCACCACGCTGCGGATGATCGCAGGATTCGAGAGCCCCACCGCGGGGGCGATCCGGCTCGAAGGGGTCGACGTCTCGAGGGTGTCGCCGCACAAGCGCAACGTCAACACCGTCTTCCAGCACTACGCCTTGTTCCCGCACATGTCGGTGTGGGACAACGTCGCCTACGGACCCCGCAGCAAGAAGCTGGACAAGTCCCAGGTTCGCAAGCGGGTCGGCGAACTGCTGGAGATCGTGCGGCTCACCGACTTCGCCGATCGCAAACCGGGCCAGCTGTCCGGCGGCCAGCAGCAGCGGGTGGCGCTGGCGCGCGCGCTGGTGAACTACCCGAGCGCGCTGCTGCTCGACGAGCCGCTCGGCGCGCTGGACCTCAAGCTCCGCCACGCGATGCAGTTCGAACTCAAGCGCATTCAGCGCGAGGTCGGCATCACGTTCGTCTACGTGACGCACGATCAGGAGGAAGCTCTCACCATGAGCGACCGCATCGCCGTCATGAACGCAGGCAACGTCGATCAGATCGGCACCCCACACGAGATCTACGACCGGCCATCGACGGTGTTCGTGGCCGGCTTCATCGGCCAGGCCAATCTGTGGACCGGCAGGAGGACCGGTCGCGCCAACCGCGACTTCGTCGAGGTGGAGGTGCTCGGCACGGAAGTACAGGCACGCCCCGGCGATACCACGATCGAGCCAGGCGGGCATGCGACGCTGATGGTCCGCCCCGAGCGGGTGCGCGTCTCCGCGCTCTCACAAGACCCGCCGGGCAGCGAGGTCGCGGCGGTGCGCGCCACCGTGACCGACCTGACCTTCCAGGGAGCCGTGGTGCGGCTGTCGCTGGTTGCCCCGGACGGCTCACCGATCGTGGCGCACATCGGTCCCGAACAGAAACTGCCGCTGCTGCGTCCCGGCGACGAGGTGCACGTCTGCTGGGCCCCGGAAGCGTCGCTGGTGCTGCCCGCGGCCGACATCCCCACCACCGAGGACCTCGAGGACATGCTCGACGACTCCTGA
- a CDS encoding type II toxin-antitoxin system Rv0910 family toxin: MAAVDVSVSSDLSPKAAWALASDLSRFDEWLTIFAGWRSEVPADIEVGTCVSSLIKVKGFRNTIHWHVTRYDEPKQIEMVGRGRPGIRIALTLCVRDDAPGSTFQVVADLSGGLLNTRIGRLVAKVIESDVRKSVANLAALR, encoded by the coding sequence ATGGCAGCAGTGGACGTATCGGTGTCATCGGACCTCAGCCCCAAGGCGGCATGGGCGTTGGCCTCGGACCTCAGCCGGTTCGACGAGTGGCTGACCATCTTCGCCGGCTGGCGCAGCGAGGTGCCCGCCGACATCGAGGTCGGAACCTGTGTCTCGTCGCTGATCAAGGTGAAGGGGTTCCGCAACACCATCCACTGGCATGTCACCCGCTACGACGAGCCCAAGCAGATCGAGATGGTCGGCCGCGGCAGGCCCGGAATTCGCATCGCGTTGACCCTGTGTGTCCGCGACGACGCCCCGGGTTCGACATTCCAGGTAGTCGCCGACCTGTCGGGCGGGCTGCTCAACACCCGCATCGGCAGGCTCGTCGCCAAAGTCATCGAGTCCGACGTCCGCAAGTCCGTCGCGAACCTGGCCGCGTTGCGCTGA
- a CDS encoding MFS transporter — translation MVDTDASRPQATSHAPVTSPRLLVAGLSIVVLTVAVLQTAVVPVLGIIADQLDASIIGVSWAVTANLLAAVAATPLIGRLADLHSKRRVLLWVLAVVLAGSVLAAVTSSLALLIVGRVLQAASYALYPISIAILREELPANRLMPAMAVLSGTLGFGGGTGLVVVGLLMSDGADYHRVFWLTTAFTVVVIAIVLLVVPPRLRHSDGTIDWLGAAGLAAGLSTLLLAVTQGQAWGWSSPATLGCAAGGLVILIGWWWWERRARRPLVSTTMLARRPILLTNLATVFVGMGLYFAFLGLTQFVQMPREAGGYGFGATVLQASVVYLLPGAVAGFLIALVSGRFIDRYGARPVLVVAALAGIAGFLFIAFAHDKAWQVIVAGILANAYISLGYGALPALVVSEVDAAETGVATSMNAIARTIGSSTAAALVAVLLSRTVGGTTVPQESSFFVIFLGGAVTAVLAMVLIALSRPRPQPIDSVEARCETRAMNHEWG, via the coding sequence GTGGTCGACACCGACGCGTCACGGCCCCAGGCCACGAGCCACGCGCCGGTCACGTCGCCGAGACTGCTGGTCGCCGGTCTGTCGATCGTCGTGCTCACCGTCGCGGTTCTGCAGACCGCGGTGGTCCCCGTGCTCGGTATCATCGCCGACCAGCTCGACGCCTCCATCATCGGCGTGAGCTGGGCCGTCACCGCGAATCTGCTCGCCGCCGTGGCCGCCACCCCGTTGATCGGACGCCTGGCCGACCTGCACAGCAAGCGACGGGTCCTGCTGTGGGTGCTGGCGGTCGTCCTGGCCGGCTCGGTGCTGGCCGCCGTCACCTCGTCGCTGGCGCTGCTGATCGTCGGCCGGGTCCTGCAGGCAGCGTCGTATGCGCTCTACCCCATCAGCATCGCGATCCTGCGCGAGGAGCTCCCGGCGAACCGGCTCATGCCGGCGATGGCCGTCCTGTCGGGCACGCTGGGCTTCGGCGGTGGAACGGGCCTGGTCGTGGTCGGGCTGCTGATGAGCGACGGTGCCGACTACCACCGGGTGTTCTGGCTGACCACCGCGTTCACGGTGGTCGTCATCGCGATCGTGCTGCTGGTGGTGCCCCCACGGCTGCGCCATTCCGACGGGACCATCGACTGGCTGGGCGCGGCAGGCCTCGCCGCGGGCCTGTCGACGCTGCTGCTGGCGGTCACCCAGGGCCAGGCGTGGGGTTGGTCATCACCGGCGACGCTCGGTTGCGCCGCGGGTGGGCTGGTGATCCTGATCGGATGGTGGTGGTGGGAGCGGCGCGCTCGCCGGCCCCTGGTGTCGACGACGATGCTGGCCCGCCGGCCGATCCTGCTCACCAACCTCGCCACCGTCTTCGTCGGAATGGGACTGTACTTCGCGTTCCTCGGGTTGACGCAATTCGTCCAGATGCCAAGGGAGGCAGGTGGTTACGGCTTCGGAGCGACGGTGCTGCAGGCCAGCGTCGTCTACCTGCTGCCAGGCGCTGTCGCCGGCTTCCTGATCGCGCTGGTCAGCGGCCGGTTCATCGACCGCTACGGCGCTCGACCGGTGCTGGTGGTGGCCGCGCTCGCCGGAATCGCCGGGTTTCTGTTCATCGCATTCGCACACGACAAGGCCTGGCAGGTGATCGTCGCCGGGATCCTGGCCAACGCCTACATCAGCCTGGGTTACGGCGCGCTGCCCGCACTGGTGGTCAGCGAGGTCGACGCCGCCGAGACCGGGGTGGCGACGAGCATGAACGCCATCGCCCGCACCATAGGCAGTTCCACCGCGGCCGCCCTGGTCGCCGTGCTGCTCAGCCGGACCGTCGGCGGTACGACCGTGCCGCAGGAGAGCAGTTTCTTCGTCATCTTCCTCGGCGGCGCGGTGACCGCGGTGCTCGCGATGGTCCTGATCGCGCTGTCGCGACCGCGGCCACAACCCATCGACTCCGTCGAGGCGCGGTGCGAAACCCGCGCCATGAACCACGAATGGGGCTGA
- a CDS encoding alpha/beta fold hydrolase produces MIELKYLELHGDRVAYRDAGSGEETVLLIHGMAGSSETWRAVMPQLSRKYRVVAPDLLGHGRSDKPRSDYSLGAFAVWLRDLLDELGVTRATIVGQSLGGGVAMQFVYQHPDYCQRLVLISSGGLGPDVGWTLRLLSAPGAEFLLPIIAPQAVLAAGNRLRNWFSTAGIQSPRGAEMWSAYSSLADAQTRHAFLRTLRSVVDYRGQAVSALNRLHIAAETPIMAIWGDQDRIIPVDHAYVAQQFRPDSRLEVLEGVGHFPHVERPTEVAELLDDFISTSGRTGPPPGPEDRPAIIEEPKMS; encoded by the coding sequence ATGATCGAGCTCAAGTACCTGGAACTACACGGCGATCGCGTCGCATACCGCGACGCCGGCAGCGGCGAGGAAACGGTGCTGCTCATCCACGGCATGGCCGGCAGCTCGGAGACCTGGCGGGCGGTGATGCCGCAGCTGTCGCGCAAGTACCGGGTCGTCGCGCCGGACCTGCTGGGGCACGGTCGCTCCGACAAGCCGCGAAGCGACTACTCGCTTGGCGCGTTCGCGGTGTGGCTGCGTGATCTGCTCGACGAGCTCGGTGTCACCCGCGCGACGATCGTCGGACAGTCGCTCGGCGGCGGAGTGGCCATGCAGTTCGTCTACCAGCACCCGGACTACTGCCAACGGCTGGTGCTGATCAGTAGCGGCGGGCTGGGGCCCGATGTGGGCTGGACGCTTCGACTGCTGTCGGCGCCGGGGGCCGAGTTCCTGCTCCCGATCATCGCGCCGCAGGCCGTCCTGGCAGCAGGCAACAGGTTGCGCAACTGGTTCTCGACCGCCGGGATCCAATCGCCCCGAGGCGCCGAGATGTGGAGCGCCTACTCCTCGCTGGCCGACGCGCAGACGCGCCACGCGTTCCTGCGCACGCTGCGCTCGGTCGTCGACTACCGCGGCCAGGCGGTCAGCGCCCTGAATCGGCTGCACATCGCCGCAGAGACGCCGATCATGGCGATCTGGGGCGACCAGGACCGGATCATCCCGGTCGACCACGCATACGTCGCGCAGCAGTTCAGGCCGGACAGCCGGCTGGAGGTGCTCGAAGGCGTCGGTCACTTCCCACACGTGGAACGGCCCACCGAGGTAGCCGAGTTGCTCGACGACTTCATCAGCACCAGCGGGCGCACCGGCCCTCCCCCCGGACCCGAGGACCGACCGGCCATAATCGAGGAACCGAAGATGAGCTAA
- a CDS encoding helix-turn-helix domain-containing protein translates to MDPIPIGEAAARLQMTSSALRYYDERGLVSPSSRVAGRRMYGRDELRRLAFLKIFGRLGLPLDTAAAVLDAPSPQWRAIVEQHIGHLEEVIAQARGAQQFLTHALHCPADHPARECPTMTGALDRLLDGMSVEQLAAEHRDGADLPVERFGDNRNHFGVGSSHEGGGST, encoded by the coding sequence GTGGACCCCATCCCGATCGGTGAGGCGGCCGCGCGCCTGCAGATGACGTCGTCGGCGCTGCGCTACTACGACGAGCGCGGGCTGGTGTCCCCGTCGTCACGGGTGGCGGGCCGGCGCATGTACGGACGCGACGAGCTTCGCCGGCTGGCGTTCCTGAAGATCTTCGGTCGTCTCGGCCTGCCACTCGACACCGCCGCCGCGGTCCTCGACGCCCCCAGCCCACAGTGGCGCGCTATCGTCGAGCAGCACATCGGCCATCTGGAAGAGGTCATCGCCCAGGCGCGCGGCGCGCAGCAGTTTTTGACCCATGCGCTGCACTGCCCGGCCGATCACCCGGCTCGGGAGTGTCCGACGATGACCGGCGCCCTGGACCGCCTGCTGGACGGCATGTCGGTCGAGCAACTGGCCGCCGAACACCGTGACGGCGCCGACCTGCCGGTCGAGCGATTCGGCGATAACCGCAACCATTTCGGGGTAGGCAGTTCACACGAGGGCGGAGGGTCCACATGA
- a CDS encoding class I SAM-dependent methyltransferase, which produces MDYSAALPVNHHADHPGFSGVTGALFALVFLAVGRANARLAVDAAGVTGDDRVVDIGCGPGEAVRQAARRGAAATGVDPAQAMLRTARLFSRGDTVEFKQGTAEHVPLPDGCASVVWSLATVHHWKDVGAGLREAYRLLVPTGRLLAVERQSPPAATGLASHGWTRGQAESFAAQCRSAGFEAVEVVGRTAGRRDVWVVRAKRP; this is translated from the coding sequence ATGGATTACTCCGCGGCGCTTCCGGTCAATCACCACGCCGACCACCCCGGGTTCTCCGGAGTGACGGGTGCGCTGTTCGCCCTTGTGTTCCTGGCTGTCGGTCGTGCCAACGCCCGATTGGCCGTCGACGCCGCCGGCGTGACCGGCGACGACCGCGTCGTCGACATCGGTTGTGGCCCCGGCGAAGCGGTGCGGCAGGCCGCGCGCCGCGGTGCGGCGGCAACCGGTGTCGATCCCGCACAGGCGATGTTGCGCACAGCGAGGCTGTTCAGCCGCGGCGACACCGTCGAGTTCAAGCAGGGCACCGCCGAGCACGTGCCGTTGCCCGACGGCTGCGCCTCGGTGGTGTGGTCGCTGGCGACGGTGCACCACTGGAAGGACGTTGGCGCCGGCCTGCGTGAGGCGTACCGGCTGCTGGTCCCCACGGGCAGGTTGCTGGCCGTTGAACGTCAGTCGCCACCGGCCGCGACGGGGCTGGCCAGCCACGGGTGGACCCGCGGGCAGGCCGAATCCTTTGCCGCACAGTGCCGGTCGGCTGGCTTCGAAGCGGTCGAGGTAGTGGGTCGCACGGCCGGGCGCCGCGACGTGTGGGTGGTGCGAGCCAAAAGGCCCTGA